CTGTTTATTCATTTGCGTTTGCGTGATCACGCTCGGTTTTGAACTTGATGACATTAGCATGAGCGTATCTGTGTACAATTGAGGGCTGGTAGGTAAATCACCAGTTTGTAGATAATGGTTGTATTTACTCATGTAGCTGTCGAACAGTATATTGATTTTAGTTGTGTCCGTTTCTGCCAATAACTGGCTACTAAAAGTAAATAAAATAAACAAGATGGCTGCTCTCATAAGATATTGCTCCAAGTCAGTTTTTTATGAGTCTAGCAGGCAATAACCAGTTTTATGTGGATTATTATGTGCTGACGATGTTGCGCTTACGCACCATGAAACTAAAGAATTTTACCTTTAGCCTTTTCAAATACAGGGTTAGCCTAATTGCCGAGTCAGCAAATCACTGATGATATCTGCAACATAGCGATAGTCGAAAATCAGCAACAATGTAGTGCGGGATTTCGGATTGAAATGGATGCTGCAACCCTTACTCTATGGTGTAACTCAAACCGTTAAGGATTGTTATGACTTCACTTGCTAACATGCCATTTTCTTTGCTCGAATTAAGCCCGATGAAAGAGCAAGATACCGTTTCACAAACCCTCGCTAACAGCGTAGCTTATGCGCAAAAAGCGGATGAACTCGGTTTTAAACGCTTTTGGATGGCTGAACATCATAATATGCGTGGCATTGTCTGCGCAGCAACCTCTGTATTGATAGGGCATATTGCCGGACACACTCACAGTATTCGGGTGGGCGCGGGTGGCGTGATGTTGCCAAATCATCCACCGTTAGTTGTCGCTGAGCAGTTTGGCACCTTAGAAAGCCTCTATCCAGGGCGTATTGATTTGGGATTAGGGCGCGCGCCTGGTAGCGATCCTATTACCAGCCGAGCATTGCGTCGCGATGACAGACGTGCAGAACAATTTGATGACGAAGTCGCTGAATTACAAACCTTGCTCGGGCCTTATGATGGTCGCTCCTCGGTGCGTGCCATTCCGGGCGAAAACACTAAGGTACCGATCTGGTTGCTAGGTTCAAGTTTATACAGTGCCCAGCTCGCCGCAAAGCGAGGTTTACCTTATGCATTTGCGGGCCACTTTGCGCCACGATTCGTGCATGATGCTATCGCGCTTTACCGTCGCGATTTTCAACCATCAGAGGTATTAGATAAACCTTATGTAATGCTTGGTTTACCGGTAGTTGCAGCGGATACCGACGAGCAAGCGCAGTATTTAGCTACCACGTCAAAGCAACGTATCCTAGCATTGATGCGAGGTCAGGCGTTATGGTTGAAACCCCCTGTTGACTCGATGGAGGGTCTATGGAATGCCCAAGAGCAAATGCAAGTCGAAAGCTTTTTAGGGCTATCTGTTGTTGGTAGTCCCGCGACGGTTCATCATAAACTCAGCATGATTAAACGTGAGTTAGCGGTCGATGAGTTTATTTTTACCAACGATTTATACGAGCTAAGTGATAGAAAACATGCGCTTGAAATCGTGGCGAGCTTAACGTAAAAGTCGGAGTGTGAAGGTAGTACTTAAGAGAGTACTTAAGAGAAGGTTTGCGGTACACTGTGAGTTAAAAATTTACAAGGAACGAAAGTTGGAAACGATTTGGTTGCGTATCCTTTCTCTACTTATTCTGCCTTTTATGTCGGGCGAAAGAAATAACGCTCCGTCATGAAAATGAAAACACTAAGGTACTAGAAGCTAAACTTGCTGAGCTAGAGGTGTTTAAATCACCCTGAATAATAAGTTTAGCGAGACAATATTTGCAGTAACAACTAGGGCCTGTTGATCTTTGCTGTTTGATTTTTGTTCTTCTGAGTGTGTTTTGGTCGCGACGCTCGACTTGCCGCCTAGTAATCTAGGCAAAAGTTGAGCAACAATGAACAGAGCGCACTCAGGTGAACCCAAAGGGCAGCGCTTGATTAGCATTTCTACTGTGTTCTCGCCTGACTCACATAGAATAACTATGCTACGCAGGCTCTGCCTTGTACAAATACCAATCAAACTGCTGCAAAAACAAACTTGAAAGGTAAACAGGCCCTAAAGGAAAAATGATGGATCAAGTTGTGCGCGTCGGGGTTGGCGTGGTCATAATGCACGATAATAAAATTTTGCTTGGTGAGCGCATCGGTGCTCATGGCGCACATACTTGGGCAACGCCGGGTGGCCATTTAGAGTATGGAGAGGACATTGAGGCATGCGCAATAAGAGAGGTGCATGAAGAAACGGGGCTAGATGTTGTAAACGTTGAAAAGCTGGGTTTTACTAATGATTATTTTGCCGATGAGCAGAAACATTATGTCACTCTGTTTGTCATGGCAAGGTGCGATACTCATAATGCAGAAGTTAAAGAGCCAAATAAATGCAAACAATGGCAGTGGTTTTCGCTTGATAAATTGCCGCAGCCTCTGTTTTTACCTTTGGTGAACTTTTTAGAAGAAAACAACACACTTTATCAGAACTAAAATAACAATTGGGGCATAGCATGGAAGAGATAGTCGTTAGATATATTCACTTTATCGGTATTTTATTTTTGGCATCAACGCTCGCGATTGAAAACATACTACTCTCCAAATCAATGAGTAGTCAGAGCATTAAGCGATTAGCTGTAATTGATGGCTTGTATGGTGTTAGTGCGCTTGTAACCCTTGGCGCAGGATTAACGCTATGGTTTGCAGTTGGCAAGCCCAGTGAATTCTATACTAAAAACCCGATTTTCCATGCCAAAGTGGGACTATTTTTGTTAATCGCTTTGTTATCTATCATTCCGACTGTGTTTTTATTGAAGCACCGTAATACAACAGCAGCTAATTTGTTTGTGCCCCAGCGCATCATCGTCATTAAAAGGCTAGAAATGCTGTTACTTTTAGTTTTACCGCTACTTGCTGCACTCATGGCAAGAGGCTATGGGTTGCCCTCATCATGAAACAAAATATTGTCAATATTGCGCTCGTCGTTAAAGACTACGATGAAGCCATTGACTTCTACGTCAATAAACTAGGTTTTGAATTAATAGAAGACACCTATCAACCCGAGCAAGATAAACGCTGGGTGGTGGTGGCACCGCCTAATTCTCATGGTACCGCGTTACTACTTGCCAGAGCTTCTACGCCAGAGCAGCAGAAGTTTATTGGTGATCAAGCTGGTGGGCGGGTATTTTTATTTTTAAATACCGATGATTTCTGGCGTGATTATGAGCGCATGAAGTCTATTGGCATTCGATTTATTCGCGAGCCACAAGAGCAAGATTATGGCACGGTTGCTGTATTTGAAGATCTCTATGGCAACCGCTGGGACTTATTGCAATTAAACCCTGATCATCCCATGGCGAAGAGATGATCTCAAAGTTACCAAAATGGGTTGAGATCGGCGCTTTTATATTGGCGCTCGTCGCAGGATTTGTGAATGCAATTGGCCTACTTAGCTTCGAGCACCAATCCGTTTCTCATTTATCCGGCACTGCGACTATGCTCGGAACCAGTTTTTTAGGTGGTAATCTTAAAGAAACCCTGCACTTATTTGGTGTGTTACTCGCGTTCTTGCTTGGCTCTGTACTTGCGGGATTTTTGCTGCATGGCACCGCGTTAAGGCTTGGCAAACATTACGATACCGCGTTGGTGATCGAAGCTATATTGCTTACCGTGTCTCTCGTATTACTGATGCAAGGCTCATTTTATGGTCACTTTTTTGCCTCAGCCGCTTGTGGACTACAAAACGCATTAGCCACCACGTACAGTGGAGCTGTGGTGAGGACAACCCATGTAACAGGAATATTCACCGACTTAGGACTAATGATTGGGGCGCTATGTAGAGGCGAGCCACTGGATACCAGAAAAGCAAAACTGTTTGTGTTGATAATCTCAGGGTTTGTGGCAGGTGGCCTGTTGGGCGCTTGGCTTTATAACAAGTTTTACTTTCAGGCGCTGTGGTTGCCTATAACCATTTGTTTGCTGATCGCAGGTGTTTACCGCTTTGCGCTTAGGGATAAGGGATAGTACACCGTTGTGTTGACGTATCTTAGTTTGGATTATTGACTACTTAATCGACATCGTATAAATTGGCGCGCGATTTTAATTTGGATCTTTCCACGATGTTTTACATCCTATTTAAGAATTTTGTTAGAAGGCTTTGCTCCGTGCATTAACACGATGAAGTGTTGCTCGGAGCTTACTTTCTAAATATTCATCAGAGACATTGGTGATTCCCTGAATCAATGTGGATGGCGGCAGTGTATCTGATGATTGGAAAGACGAACCCGGCGATGATACTTCATCGCCGGGTTTTTTGTGCCCGAAATTCAGTGGCACACGTTTTCAAAATTTTTTGAAACGGGAGGTCGGCATAACTGTCGATCTCCCGTTTTTTTATGGATGTAATTTAACCTGAACTTCGGATAATTAACGCCCTTCTAGCAACCAGTTTTAGCGCTAATTGCGTTGAATCCACTTCCAATAGCCAGCTATTGGTGCGTAAATTCGCCTTGCCTACAAGGATGTAGGTAGCAGGGCGGTAGCAGGACGCGAGAGCGGAGTTATCCCCAAAACTCTCTGGCTAGATAAGAAGATAGTTTAAGGTGATTAAAAAACAATGAGTTAGCTCATTCCTTATCCAAAACTCAGGTTACTTAGTTTTAGTTTCAAAGTTTGGAGCTGAGTTAAGCGAGCTGATTAAACAGGCTGGTGTATGCCAGCCTGTTTTCGCGCAGATTATTTTTCTGCTGAAAGTCCAAACGCCTTTGCAACACCAAGGGTTGGTAAAAACATATCTGAAAGCGTGATCTCTGCATCAATCCCATAGGTACTCATTAATTGAGCGTTACTGAGTACTTCCTCTGGGGATCCGGTGGCAACCAATTCGCCCTGTTGCAGTAGATATACCTTATCGGCAAAGCTTGCAGCGAGGGCTAAGTCATGTACCACTGCGACTACGCCCGCTCCCTGTTTAGCTATTTGCTGAGCTAGCTTCATGACTTGATACTGATGATATAAGTCTAGACTTGCGGTAGGCTCGTCAATCATCAGGTAGCAGGGTTTGTTCGCATCTAAGGTAGGTAGCAGCTGGCAAAGCACCCGCGCAAACTGAACCCTTTGCTTTTCTCCCCCTGATAGCTGAGTAAAGCACCGCTTTGCTAAATGCTCGACTGATAAAGTTTGCATCGCTTGCTGTGAATACTCACGAAGCGAGTCCAGTGTACAAATGTGCTGGTGTACATAGTGCGACATATCCACTATCTCTTGCACGCTAAATGGGAACTCGCAATCATATTGCTGCGTGAGTACGGCACGAATATGAGAGAGTGCCAAGGCACTTAAGTCTTGCACTCGTTGTTGATGATAGGTGACATCGCCCTGTGTTAGCGAGATATCGCCGCACAGCGCTTTGAGTAGGGTAGACTTGCCTGCACCGTTGGGGCCAAGAACAACGGCAAACTCCCCCGGGTTGATTGAAAAATCAATGTCTTTGAGCAACAATTTTTGCCCCACTTGGACACTGATGTTATGCGCTTCTAACATACTAAAGCTCCTTTATACGATACGTTTTCACCAGCATGATCAGGAAAAAAGGGCCACCTAGAGCGCTGGTGATAAGGCCTATCGGTAATTCTGATGGGAGAATGAGTATGCGAGCGAGTAAGTCTGCCAAACACAGTAAAATTGCCCCACCCAACATCGAAGCAGGTAACAAATAGCGGTGATCTGGGCCGATTAATAAGCGCACTATATGAGGAACAATAAAGCCAACGAAACCAATAATACCAGTTAGCGCAACCGCCGCACCGGTGCACAATGCCGTATAAACAAATACCTTCTTTTTTAAACCTACGACATCGACCCCGAGGTGTCTAGCTTGTTGCTCGCCAAGTAAATAGAGGTTGAGCGGTTGAGCTAAGCGGCTAAAACCAAAGCAGCATGCCAACATTAAACACAGCGATGGGATGATAGTTGTGAAACTATTGCCTGCAAGTGATCCCATACTCCAAAAGGTTAGGTCGCGTAACTGTTGATCTGAGCTGATCAACGTCAGTATTCCGATGACTGCACCAACAATAGCGTTTACTGCTATGCCTGCTAACAACAAACTGACAATTGTGAAGCGATTTCCTTGGCTGGATAAACGGTAGATTAAACTACACACACCAAGACAGCCCAGAAAAGCACCGATTGGCACGGCGTAAATTCCATAATAATCCGAAAATCCACTGAGTAACGTGGAGCCCAATACGATGGTACTAATCGCCCCAAGTGCGGCGCCACTAGAAATCCCAATTAACCCTGGATCTGCCAGCGGGTTTCTAAAGACTGCTTGCATTGCAGCGCCGCATGCACCAAGTCCAGCACCCACCACAATTGCTAGCACTAATCTTGGTAATCTAATTTGCCAGATCACCGCGTGTTCTAAGTTATTTGATTGGCCTGCAAAGAGAATATCCATCAAGCGAGCGTAGCTAATACTCACTCCGCCGCTGGTAAGGCCAATAAAACTCACCACGATACAGCCGATAATCAGTCCCAACAACATCCATTTTCTGGCAACTTCAGCGGGAATTAGAGATTGCTCGAGTGCTAGCATTATAGAGACTCATTTTTTGGTGCAGACTGGGCTGCTCTAAATCGATAACCCCTGGGCAGCGTGGCGTTTGGGTGGAGTAAGGTTGCGAGCTCAACCACGGCTTGTGGCGTGCGTGGGCCCATGCCAAGCAAATATGTCCCATCGATAAGTATAACTCGGTTGTTTTTGACGGCATTTGAGAATTTAAAGTGGGGAACTTGGCTTAAATCCGTTGCTTTTTGCTCGCCATGGCGGCCCATACTAATGATGACATCAGGGTTCATGGCGATGGCCGCTTCGGTTGCGAGCGGCTTCCAACCGTCAAAATGCTGTGCAGCAACATTAACGCCGCCAGCCGCGTTGATAACCTCATCTGCAGAATTTCCAGCACCCGCAACAATTGGTTGGCCACTACGAAGGCTCAAGACAAATAATACCTTAGGCTTGTCGTCTGCTTGTTTCAGAACATGAGTTAAGGCTTTTCTGTCTGCTTGAATATAATTGATTAGCGCTTGGCCTTTTTCTTTGACTGCCAGTAACTCGGCGATTTTAGTTATTTTATCTTCGACGCCAGCGAGGTTATCGTTGTCGCTGAAAATATAGGTGGGTAATCCGGTCTCTTGAAGCTGTTTTAATACCTTATCAGGGCCTGTATCAGCCTCGCCGAGTAACAAATCAGGATTAAGGGAAAGGATCCCTTCAACGTTGATTTTTCTAACATAACCGATTTGTGGTTTATGTGTGGCAGCAACAGGAAATACGCTAGTACTGTCCACGCCAACAATACGATTTTCCTCCCCAAGTGCATAAATAATTTCGGTAATAGAGCCCCCAGAAACCACGATATTTTTGTCGCCTTGATTAGCATAGGTAGATTGTAGGAGGGAAGTGAGTAGTAGCAAACATGAAGTTAGCAGTGTCGTAATTTGAGCTTTCATTACAAATCCAAACTTGTTAGTATTTATTGCGAATAGTAACAGTTATCATTTGTCTTTATCAATATGAAATTAATTATCTGCATCACTGTCTCCGTTTTGCTACATGGCTTGTGTTGGTTATTTCCTGCAAGCTCTGCGCTGGTGTGGCAATCAGGCGTTGCTGCAAATGAAGTGAGTAAAGTCACCAAACCACTCATGATTTCGTTTGCGGCACAACCCTCCCAAGAGCCGGCTCCAAAAGTGGTAGCAGAGCAAGCGCCATCTGATTTTAATGGCACCACGCACTTACTTAGAAAACCACAAAAGCAAGAGCAGGCAACCAAGCCAGAACCTAACGCTAGACAACAGCCCAATGAACGACCACGACCTAACAAGCTTAACAAAGCAGCTGTGACTGAGAATAAAAAGGAACCAGAAGCGAAAGAACCAGCTTTAAAACGAGAAAATACGTCGCAGCAAGAAGCGACGCAAATGGCCTCAGCGAGGCATCTCAGTGAAGCAAATAGTACCGATGACTCTCCTGTTAAATTAGATGCTTTACCTTTATTCAAAGCACCAAGGCCTGCGCTTAGCTACCCACTGCGTGCCAAGCGAAGAGGGTTTGAAGGCGTGACAATTTTTGAAATTGAGTTGGATCAAAAAGGTGAGATCGTGAATTTAACTTTGGTTAAAAGTAGCGGTCATCAATCTTTGGACATTGCGGCTCGCAAGAACGTTGAGCAATGGCAGTTTCATCCAGTTTTTCGTGACGGTAATGCTGTAAAAGCCTTGTTTACCGTACCCATTAAATTTTCCCTTTCTTAGAGAGTAATACTACGATGCAGTCTTGGTTTTCCCAACTTGGCCCAATGCAATGGCCATTTTTATGTTTGTCGGTTATTGCGCTTGCGGTGATCATTGAGCGGCTTTGGGTGCTTAGCCGCGCTTGGTTTACCGTTCATGAAATCAAGCGTAAACCCCATTTTTTTCGTAGCAAAGCAGTTGGCGCTTTGCGGTTACAAGGGTATGTTTTTGAGTGGCGTAAGCGGTTAGTGATCTTAAGCATTATCGGCACGCTAAGCCCATTAATGGGACTCTTTGGCACCGTCTGGGGGCTGGTCTTGATGTTTAAAACCATTGCCGAAACTCAGCAAGCGGTGACGCCTGCGTTATTAGCGGATGGATTATGGGAAGCCATGTATTCAACCATGGCAGGACTGGCGATAGCCATGCCATGTTTACTTATTTATGGCGTTTTGCAAGCGATGGTTGAGCGGTTTCAAAGCGAGCTTGTGCTTTATATGAATACCCAGTTTGCCTTAGTGGAGACGGATAATGCTTGAGCTGCCGACACCCAAACCTCAACACCTAGGCGCTGATTTAACCGCGTTACTCGATGTACTTTTTATCGTCCTTGTATTTTTGCTGCTCAGTGTGGCGGTTAAACTTAACGTCTTGGAGGTGAACCTACCAACAGTGGGAAAAAATGGCGAGGTTGTGCTTGAGAAAACACCTAAGGTTGTGAGTGTCATGTTCAATCATGGTCAAATAGCCTATGCCTTGGACGAGCAGCCGTTTAGTGCAGAAAATACGCTGATACAAGCGCTTAATCATCTAGACAATTCAGAGGTGATCTACATCGCTGTGGACAAACAAGTACCCAGTGAAGCACTGGTATCACTTTTTGCACAGCTAAGTACACTCAATATTCAAGTGGCTAATTTAATCGTTAAAAGCGAATAAAAATAATTACCATTTAGATTGGTGTGTGTTATATTGCGCCGCGACAATCGCATTTCATCTTGGAGAGCCTGTTTAAATAATACAGGACCAGGGAAGATCAGGGGCAAAGTTGAAATGCGTGTAAAAAATAACGACACTCGGAGTATTCTTATGCGTTTATCTAAATTAACCCTTTTCATCGCGCTTGCCACTTCTGCCACCTGGGTACAAGCCGCCTCTTCTGCCAATGAGGATGTAGCTCAGTCGACAGTGGTAAAAACAGACTTAGATGCAGTGACTGTAACGGCAACGCGTACCGCAAAAACCGCATTGCAATCATCACAAGCAGTGAATGTTATTTCGGCTGAACAAATTGAACGCAAATTAGATAGCAGTGTCTTTGATACCTTAGATACCATTCCTAATGTTTCCGCTAATGGTGGGCCAAGAACGACAGGACATAAGTTCAATATTCGCGGCTTTAGTGATGCAGAAGACGTGATGGTGACGATTGATGGCATGCTACAAACCTTTGAAAAATATCGTATGGGTAGCTTGTTCACTGATCCTGAATTATATCGTTCAATGAGTATTAAACGAGGCACGAGCACCGTACTTCATGGCGGTGGTGCGCTCGGCGGTGTTGTTCAGTTTGAGCTAAAAGACGCCGCTGATTTTTTACAGGATGGTGAAGTCGCTGGCGCTAAAATTAAACTCGGTTATGACAGCAACAATGCTCAAAAAAATGCGTCAGTGATCGCGTTTGCAAGGCCAAACGATTCGCTCGACTTGCTTGCTGGTGTGGTAAAGCGTGACAGCAATGATTGGGAACTTTCTAACGATGAAACTTTGGATAACTCGGCAATCGAAAACAGTTCTATTCTGTTAAAAGGGGAATATTTCTTAAGTGATGATGCCATTGTGGGGGCAAGCTACACCGAAACCACAGATAACCAGCGAACCGAGTTTAATACAACAGATCCGGGTGCATGGGGGACGGTGTACCGTGAGGTAGAGCAGTCCGTTACTAATCTGAGTTATGAACTCAACCCTGCGAATAATCCTTATCTGAACCTAAGCGCTAAGGCCGGTTATACCAGCAGTCAAGTCACTGAATCCGATGGTGTCGGCATGCTTGAGGACTACATCGGTATTGAATCAAACTATGAATACAACATCACCACTCTGGATGTGATGAATACCAGCGTATTGGACTCACATACTTTGACCTATGGTGTGCAATATACCGACAAAGAGCGAATTGGTGAAAAGACAGCATTACCTTGCTTAAAACTTAACTACGAGACCTATGCTTGTGAGCAATACGGCCCGACTCCAACCACCGCTGAGATGACATCCCAACCGGGTGGTACACAAAAGCGCTCCGGTGTGTATATCCAAGATGAATTTACTTGGCAGCAACTTACTGTGGTCGCAGGGCTTCGCTATGAACGCTATAGCACCTCACCAACGGCTAAGTTCCAACAGGCGTTTGCAGCATTAGATAGTAAAGTGACACACAGTGATTGGGCAGGTGCCTTGAGTGTAAATTACCAACTAACACCACAATGGGCGGTGTTTGCAAACCGCCAAGAAGGTTTCCGTGCACCACTCATTGACGAGCTATACGATCAATATGGTGGCAGACAACCGGGATTAGCGTTAGATGTTGAATATAGTAATAACACCGAAGTTGGCGTGACCTATCAGGCAAACAACATACTCACTGACAACGACACATTAACGGCGCGTTTTATCTACTTTGATATCTCGGTAGACGATGAAATCACGTCGGTCACCAGCAATGTGACCAATCCCGTACCTGCACCGCGTTATGCGAATCGCGCTAGCAATGATAGAGATGGCGTTGAGCTGGAAGTAAACTTTGCAACACCACGCTTTTACAGCAACTTTTCTTACAGTGACGTAGACGGTAAAGATCAAGACAACAAGCCTTTATGGTATTTACCTGCAGATAAAATGGCTTTGGATGTAGGCGCCTCGTTATTTGATCAAGCCGTTCAAGTTGGTGCGCAAATAGTAAGGCGTGGCGATCGTGATGTGCAGGTGATGGACAGTGCAACAAGACAATACTCAACGCAAACACAAAAAAGCTACACCCTGACCGATTTATACGCGAGTTGGGATATTAATGCTGCGTTTAATTTAAGAGTTGCTGTCGATAATGTCTTTAACAAAGAATACAAACTGATGGCTGGTACCGGTGGTGGAATAGGCGATTACGGTTTTGGCCGCAACATTAAAACCCAGATCAGCTGGCGTTTTTAAGGAGAGATCATGAAGCAACTAATTCAAGACTATAAAACCTTGCTAGCGGGTGAGCCAAGACTACGACCCGTTGACGCAGCGATGCAGCTGGGTGTGAGTGAAGCCGAATTATTGAATGCTCAACTCGAAGAGGCGGTGACTGCCACAGTAACGCGCTTAGATGAAACGCAGCTTGCCGATATCCTTAAGAGCCTGAAAAAGCTGGGTAAAGTGATGGCGTTGACGCGTAACGGCAGCGTGGTAAATGAAATTAAAGGGTTATACGAAAAGCTCTATGTTTCAGACAATAATGGCAAGCTTAGTGGTATTGCAATCAATCCCGGCGGTATCGACCTACGGCTATTTTTGTATCGTTGGCAAAGCGTATTTTTAGTTGAAACCGAAAGCCACACGAGCTTGCAGTTTTTTGATGAAAATGGCCGTGCGGTACATAAGGTTTATACCACGGCTGAGTCGGACTTTAACGAACTGGTGAATATAAAAGCACGTTACCAACTGACATCACAGCGCCCATTTAGCGTGAAGCCATTTGAACTGGTGGAGCCTACAATAACCCCGCCGAGCGCTGAGCAACTAGATAGCTTTAGGAGTCAGTGGGGTGAGCTTGAAGATGTGCACCATTTTCCAAAGCTATTAGAGACATACAAGCTTGAACGCTTGCAGGCCCTTGAGCTCGTCGGCTCACCATGGAACTTTGAGCTACAGAGCTTTGACCTTGCTGATATTTTTCAGCAAGCAAAAACGTTTAAGCAAGAGATTATGGTATTCGTTGGCAACTCAAGTGCGGTACAGATCTTCTCTGGAAAGGTTGAAAACCTCAAACAAGTTGGTCCTTGGTTTAACGTCTTAGATCCTGAGTTTAACCTACATATAAAAGCAGACGATCTAACCCGTGCGTTTGTGGTCAGAAAGCCAACGGATAATGGCAATACAGTGGTTACCTCTATTGAGTTTTTTGATGCCAATCGCGAAACGGTATTAACATTGTTTGGCCGTCGAATTGAAGGCAAAAAGCAAACCAGCGAATGGCAAGCCCTGTGTGAGCGATTGATCCATAAAGGACACGTTGCGGCGTAATACCTGAGCTATAGAAAAGGGCTCAATCGAAGAGCCCTTTGATTTTCTAGTGCCAAATAGGCGTAACTTCTGAGACCAAGATTATCCGTTTAGAGACGCTATTTTGCTGCGCACTCTCCATTCTCGTCGCCATTGCACTATGGCAAAGTGGGCGGGATGTACCACGTTGACATTCGTCCATAATCACTCCTGACCCCACTGGTAATTCAGTAAAGAGCCGAAGATCTTGGGTACTGACATTATCTATCGGGGTGTTTACCGCGACACCGTTAGCTATCACAAACTCTCCGCCAGATACATTCTCTCTGGCCAGCGTAAGGATTGAGGTAATCGTTTGATGACTTAACCCGTCGAAATGAAGCGTATTTGGAGTTACCAAGCAATCCGCGTAAGGTGTTGGATAATAGCCAATAAACTGGTGCTCAACATGGTACGACGGTGCCGAAATTGAATGTTGGATCAAAAATTCAGTCAATGCTTTGATCACAGGGTGGTTGCAAATCAATGTGCCGTCAGTGCAATG
This sequence is a window from Pseudoalteromonas piscicida. Protein-coding genes within it:
- a CDS encoding nucleotide triphosphate diphosphatase NUDT15; the encoded protein is MDQVVRVGVGVVIMHDNKILLGERIGAHGAHTWATPGGHLEYGEDIEACAIREVHEETGLDVVNVEKLGFTNDYFADEQKHYVTLFVMARCDTHNAEVKEPNKCKQWQWFSLDKLPQPLFLPLVNFLEENNTLYQN
- a CDS encoding MotA/TolQ/ExbB proton channel family protein — encoded protein: MQSWFSQLGPMQWPFLCLSVIALAVIIERLWVLSRAWFTVHEIKRKPHFFRSKAVGALRLQGYVFEWRKRLVILSIIGTLSPLMGLFGTVWGLVLMFKTIAETQQAVTPALLADGLWEAMYSTMAGLAIAMPCLLIYGVLQAMVERFQSELVLYMNTQFALVETDNA
- a CDS encoding DUF2214 family protein; this encodes MEEIVVRYIHFIGILFLASTLAIENILLSKSMSSQSIKRLAVIDGLYGVSALVTLGAGLTLWFAVGKPSEFYTKNPIFHAKVGLFLLIALLSIIPTVFLLKHRNTTAANLFVPQRIIVIKRLEMLLLLVLPLLAALMARGYGLPSS
- a CDS encoding heme/hemin ABC transporter substrate-binding protein, with amino-acid sequence MKAQITTLLTSCLLLLTSLLQSTYANQGDKNIVVSGGSITEIIYALGEENRIVGVDSTSVFPVAATHKPQIGYVRKINVEGILSLNPDLLLGEADTGPDKVLKQLQETGLPTYIFSDNDNLAGVEDKITKIAELLAVKEKGQALINYIQADRKALTHVLKQADDKPKVLFVLSLRSGQPIVAGAGNSADEVINAAGGVNVAAQHFDGWKPLATEAAIAMNPDVIISMGRHGEQKATDLSQVPHFKFSNAVKNNRVILIDGTYLLGMGPRTPQAVVELATLLHPNATLPRGYRFRAAQSAPKNESL
- a CDS encoding FecCD family ABC transporter permease, translated to MLALEQSLIPAEVARKWMLLGLIIGCIVVSFIGLTSGGVSISYARLMDILFAGQSNNLEHAVIWQIRLPRLVLAIVVGAGLGACGAAMQAVFRNPLADPGLIGISSGAALGAISTIVLGSTLLSGFSDYYGIYAVPIGAFLGCLGVCSLIYRLSSQGNRFTIVSLLLAGIAVNAIVGAVIGILTLISSDQQLRDLTFWSMGSLAGNSFTTIIPSLCLMLACCFGFSRLAQPLNLYLLGEQQARHLGVDVVGLKKKVFVYTALCTGAAVALTGIIGFVGFIVPHIVRLLIGPDHRYLLPASMLGGAILLCLADLLARILILPSELPIGLITSALGGPFFLIMLVKTYRIKEL
- a CDS encoding VOC family protein, translated to MKQNIVNIALVVKDYDEAIDFYVNKLGFELIEDTYQPEQDKRWVVVAPPNSHGTALLLARASTPEQQKFIGDQAGGRVFLFLNTDDFWRDYERMKSIGIRFIREPQEQDYGTVAVFEDLYGNRWDLLQLNPDHPMAKR
- a CDS encoding energy transducer TonB gives rise to the protein MKLIICITVSVLLHGLCWLFPASSALVWQSGVAANEVSKVTKPLMISFAAQPSQEPAPKVVAEQAPSDFNGTTHLLRKPQKQEQATKPEPNARQQPNERPRPNKLNKAAVTENKKEPEAKEPALKRENTSQQEATQMASARHLSEANSTDDSPVKLDALPLFKAPRPALSYPLRAKRRGFEGVTIFEIELDQKGEIVNLTLVKSSGHQSLDIAARKNVEQWQFHPVFRDGNAVKALFTVPIKFSLS
- a CDS encoding LLM class flavin-dependent oxidoreductase; translation: MTSLANMPFSLLELSPMKEQDTVSQTLANSVAYAQKADELGFKRFWMAEHHNMRGIVCAATSVLIGHIAGHTHSIRVGAGGVMLPNHPPLVVAEQFGTLESLYPGRIDLGLGRAPGSDPITSRALRRDDRRAEQFDDEVAELQTLLGPYDGRSSVRAIPGENTKVPIWLLGSSLYSAQLAAKRGLPYAFAGHFAPRFVHDAIALYRRDFQPSEVLDKPYVMLGLPVVAADTDEQAQYLATTSKQRILALMRGQALWLKPPVDSMEGLWNAQEQMQVESFLGLSVVGSPATVHHKLSMIKRELAVDEFIFTNDLYELSDRKHALEIVASLT
- a CDS encoding YoaK family protein is translated as MISKLPKWVEIGAFILALVAGFVNAIGLLSFEHQSVSHLSGTATMLGTSFLGGNLKETLHLFGVLLAFLLGSVLAGFLLHGTALRLGKHYDTALVIEAILLTVSLVLLMQGSFYGHFFASAACGLQNALATTYSGAVVRTTHVTGIFTDLGLMIGALCRGEPLDTRKAKLFVLIISGFVAGGLLGAWLYNKFYFQALWLPITICLLIAGVYRFALRDKG
- a CDS encoding heme ABC transporter ATP-binding protein, which encodes MLEAHNISVQVGQKLLLKDIDFSINPGEFAVVLGPNGAGKSTLLKALCGDISLTQGDVTYHQQRVQDLSALALSHIRAVLTQQYDCEFPFSVQEIVDMSHYVHQHICTLDSLREYSQQAMQTLSVEHLAKRCFTQLSGGEKQRVQFARVLCQLLPTLDANKPCYLMIDEPTASLDLYHQYQVMKLAQQIAKQGAGVVAVVHDLALAASFADKVYLLQQGELVATGSPEEVLSNAQLMSTYGIDAEITLSDMFLPTLGVAKAFGLSAEK